The Rosa chinensis cultivar Old Blush chromosome 7, RchiOBHm-V2, whole genome shotgun sequence DNA segment AACCTTCTTCATGTTGAAATTCCCAGCTCTGGCAATAGTAACTGGAGCAAAAGGGCCAAACTGGTAGCTCTTTGTATTTTCTTTCGAGTCCTCTAAATTGTTCCTATCAACCTTATGTACTGTGCTCTCACGTCTCTCACGTTGCCGTACTGTAGTCTCATGTAGCTTTTGTTTCTGAGCTTCCAATTTCCCAGCAGTAGAAGATTCTACTTTTCCCCTCTTACAACTGACGTTTGTGATGTCTGTTCCAAAGGCTCTTTTTCTAGACTCGTCTGAAGCTGAACTCACGACATCTTTTCCTTTCAATCCCAACCATTTGTATGCCGGCTTCCTTGTATCTGCTGTGTGGGTCTACATATTTTTTAACAAGGGCACAGTTTAGCTTGGCAGTACATTATACTAGCTGTTTAAGTTTGATGGATACTAGATTTCTCTATAATAAGTTCTACAAGTTTTACCTTTTCAATAAGATTCATGGAGGACAAAACATTTGCAATATCATAAATCCGCCTTACTTTAGCTGCTTCATCAAGTAGAGAAAATGCAAGAGTTTCAGCTCCTTAAGTAATATGTCAAAAAGATTCAAGAATAAACAAGATGCATTGTTCATATAGATTTCTTACTTCTCATTACAGATGCATTGTGTGCATCCCCAAGTAATAACCTTGCAGCTTCATCAAGGGAGATGGATTCTACCTACAAGTTCATAACTCACAATCAAAGATCACACAAAATGACATAGTAAACCTATGATGGTTTTATCGAATGAGCAAGCAACAATAAGCATTGCACTTACAGTGGAGCAGACGAAGAGCTTCACAAAATTCTGTGTAAGAAGTGCCAGAGACTTTTCCCTTCTATTATCTGCAAAAGTTTACCATACAGATTCTAGGATGTCACAAACATAGCTTCATGTACCCTAAAGGCCTAAAGTTAGACCAAAACTAAAAGCCAACTTAACACCGTACGAATGACTCATCAAACCAATCCAAATTTATTGTTTCAGACCCAAAATTTAAAGCACCGAAAACAAAGAGTTACCATTTTTCGAGTTTCCTGAAGATTTGGGATGGACACCGGGGTTCTCATTCTGACTCCCAGTTGCAGGACCACTCTCATCACCTTCCTCATCATCTGAACCCTGCGAACACTGcaaaagaagaaacaacaaTATCTTATTACCAGAATCAAAGACCaaatttccaaaaaaataaaacaaaaccaaattccaCAATTAAAAGAACAATCCTTTCACTTACTTTCGGATCATCACTGCCCTGGAGATCGCCATGGAAAGTATTGAAGTTCTCTTTCAGACCCTCTTCCTATTACACCACCAAACCCAAAATCAATTCCACATTTCCCAGAAAATTTATAACCAAAAATTAACAGAACAGATCTGAATCTTAGATAAACTGTAAAAAAAGCAAATACCTTTAGCTGATGTAAAGCAATAGGGATTGCCCCAAACCCTTTCCAAGTATACTGGTTCTTTGCCTTTCGCGAAAGAACCTATAAAATCAAATCACCCAAGTCAAAAACCCTCAATTTCGGTCAAAATTAAAAATCCTTCCCAAATTTCGAAACGAAAAAACTGACCCCAACGCTCTCAAGCACATTAACGATATCGTAGATCCGTCGCCTCTCCACGCCTGCACACAAATTCGCACAACAATCAGATCCTCCAAAACCCGAAACTCCTCAGACGGGAAATGATGACGTCAGAGattatagaaatatatatatataataataaccTAATCTTGCAGCGGCGTCGTCCAAGCCGACGGAGGTCACGCCTTCTCGATCGTACAAGGCAATGAAACTGCAATTCACAAGATTGCAGGAAATGTCAGGGCCACAAACAACAAATCAGACAGATTGAGCAGAGAAAGCGATGTACTTGGAGCACAAGAGGCCGAGAGACTTCTGCTTCCGGCTATAGGCGTGGTGCCTGGAAGCGGTCTCCGgttgcggcggcggcggcggtggaggaggaggaggtggaggagcGGCGGACTCCATGGTTGAGGAGAAATGGAGGGAAGGGAAGTGAAGGACTGAGATTAATAGGGGACCGTTAAGGCGGGATTTGAAAAATGAGGGAGGGTTTGGTTTTTGGGTATGGGTTTTAGGGAtctgaaagaagaagaagaagccgcgAAGTGAGAGATGGTTTTTGGGTTTGAAAGTTTGAAAGAGCGGGAAAAAATctaaagccttttttttttttttttgggactttGGATTTTTATTCATTTGGGTTGTAGCCAAATTTCTTTGCCGGGCTTTATTTTTGCCTCCCGCTTTTTAGTTTCCAATTATTTGGGCCGGGTTACCTAAcagaaattttctctttttatatgtttcttctcttttggcaatatatatgtttgtttctAGTTCTAACCATTTGCGACTTACCTAAAACCTTTAGGCGAGCCGTACAAACCAAAACTCTTCCCCatctttttttgtatttttcaactTCCAAGCAAAATGAGAAATAATGTAACGAACTTATTAGGAAATCAGATCTCtagattggaattggttttaCGGTTTTATGGATCTTGCATAAATCAGATTCTCAAATGATGATTTTTAAGTACTTTTCAAATTAACGGAATTCAAAAATTCTCGACTGGAATTGGTTTTACGGTTTttcaaagtcagaaaacaagaaaattcattaaaaaaatgtgttgtccaCAGTTTTTAGATGAAtgttgtaaagaaaataatgtAATCATGTCATTCATGTGGCGTATTCGTTCAAGATCAACATTTCATAATCCCATCTCTAAGTTTTCTGTTAGCATTGTTTCCACCAAAAACCAAATTACTGATGTAAATTCCTCGCATCATCTGAGGCACATTAGCCCAGAAGTTTCATGCCCCTTTCAATGAACTATCTGTGGATGACCTTGTTTCATCAAGATTCTGGGTAGCGAACACAATCTTTATATCAAATATGGTCGAGTTAACTTCATTGTAAACATATACTTGATTTACAAAGTTCTGCTATGTCTATTCACAAAGGTCAAGGAACCAGCTACTATAAAAACGCCAGAATATATTAGCAGTAGAGAAACTAAGGAAGAAATGATGAAACTGATCTTCTTACATTATTTCCAAGCTTCAATCTAACTAGTGTATACCACTTGAAATTTGTAAACAGTTGATATGCACTGACGTTTGAATGATCTGCTTTACTTCAGAAATGTGGTACTGACAGTATGATCTTTTAAACTGAAGTAAGATAATCACAGTCTCGCTAGCTTGTTAGTTCAATGAGTGACACTTTCAGCTTCACAAATCACGACCAATACAACTCCAACCGACCTGGTAAAAGTGCATCTGAACGATGAGTAGATAACTCCCCCAAATTTACCTCCCTCAACACTGCCCTGTAAGTTGTTGACACATTCCAGTTTGAGACCAGCTACAACAACACAAGCTACAGCCTCAATTGCTGAATTCAGGATGCAATGGTGGACGAGTCCAGCACAAAAGAAACTCCAGAAGCATCACATATGATAACACCACTCTGTGAAAAAGGTTCAAACATCCTGAGCCTCATCACAATCAATACCTTGTTCTGACAGTTAACAGGATGGAACAAGCTCATGTTGAACATTGAAATCACGAACACTGCAGACAATcatgtcttcttctttttcttttttgttttactaGGCCAATGACAATCATGACCTGTTCCCCATATTAAGTGACTCCACACATGGTACATCCCAAAACGCTGAAAGGTGATCATCATAGTTGGGTGGCACATAACTGTCTTGTTCAATACTAGTTTACAAATATAGCCAGCTCATTCTAAAAACTCTAAAGAGACAGCAGAGAAGAGAATGTTGCAGATAAGATCGAGCGTGAAGCTTCAATAGGAAAGGGAAATCCCCTTGGAGCAGTAATGGGGTTTATCCAATGACAATATCAAATCTTCGTAGTTCAAGTCTTTATGAATTCTGACATAGTTTATAATTTCACCTGACGAGGAAGACGGCCACATTTGCTCTGCAATCTCAGAATCTCTTTTGCAAAACCCTGATTACCAGTTAACAAAAGCCCATCCAGAACCCGATTAAAAGTGTACTTGCGGGGCAAAAATCCTCTATCAACCATCTCAATCAGCAACTTCCCTGCCACTAACAAATCTTCAGGTTTCTTCCTCACAAACATGGCACTAATCAACACATTGTATGTATCCAAATTAGGCAAGCACTCTCCCCTACCCATCTTCTCAAACACATCCAACGCCTTATCAATCTCCCCATCATCACAAAAGTACCGAATCACAACATTATACGTCTGAACATTTGGCTCACACTCATCACCCTTCATCCTCCCCATCAACTCCATCCCCCTCTCCA contains these protein-coding regions:
- the LOC112180137 gene encoding E2F transcription factor-like E2FE isoform X3, which gives rise to MESAAPPPPPPPPPPPPQPETASRHHAYSRKQKSLGLLCSNFIALYDREGVTSVGLDDAAARLGVERRRIYDIVNVLESVGVLSRKAKNQYTWKGFGAIPIALHQLKEEGLKENFNTFHGDLQGSDDPKCSQGSDDEEGDESGPATGSQNENPGVHPKSSGNSKNDNRREKSLALLTQNFVKLFVCSTVESISLDEAARLLLGDAHNASVMRTAKVRRIYDIANVLSSMNLIEKTHTADTRKPAYKWLGLKGKDVVSSASDESRKRAFGTDITNVSCKRGKVESSTAGKLEAQKQKLHETTVRQRERRESTVHKVDRNNLEDSKENTKSYQFGPFAPVTIARAGNFNMKKVDWDNLSSTYRPQYQNQALKELFSHYMEAWKSWYSEVVEKPIQT
- the LOC112180137 gene encoding E2F transcription factor-like E2FE isoform X4 yields the protein MESAAPPPPPPPPPPPPQPETASRHHAYSRKQKSLGLLCSNFIALYDREGVTSVGLDDAAARLGVERRRIYDIVNVLESVGVLSRKAKNQYTWKGFGAIPIALHQLKEEGLKENFNTFHGDLQGSDDPKCSQGSDDEEGDESGPATGSQNENPGVHPKSSGNSKNDNRREKSLALLTQNFVKLFVCSTVESISLDEAARLLLGDAHNASVMRTKVRRIYDIANVLSSMNLIEKTHTADTRKPAYKWLGLKGKDVVSSASDESRKRAFGTDITNVSCKRGKVESSTAGKLEAQKQKLHETTVRQRERRESTVHKVDRNNLEDSKENTKSYQFGPFAPVTIARAGNFNMKKVDWDNLSSTYRPQYQNQALKELFSHYMEAWKSWYSEVVEKPIQT
- the LOC112180137 gene encoding E2F transcription factor-like E2FE isoform X2, with the translated sequence MESAAPPPPPPPPPPPPQPETASRHHAYSRKQKSLGLLCSNFIALYDREGVTSVGLDDAAARLGVERRRIYDIVNVLESVGVLSRKAKNQYTWKGFGAIPIALHQLKEEGLKENFNTFHGDLQGSDDPKCSQGSDDEEGDESGPATGSQNENPGVHPKSSGNSKNDNRREKSLALLTQNFVKLFVCSTVESISLDEAARLLLGDAHNASVMRTKVRRIYDIANVLSSMNLIEKTHTADTRKPAYKWLGLKGKDVVSSASDESRKRAFGTDITNVSCKRGKVESSTAGKLEAQKQKLHETTVRQRERRESTVHKVDRNNLEDSKENTKSYQFGPFAPVTIARAGNFNMKKVDWDNLSSTYRPQYQNQGAGGSSGRKRREEEREINRTGEYGIEEDQEQEEVRFPFVNRFKIQVSSIRLQ
- the LOC112180137 gene encoding E2F transcription factor-like E2FE isoform X1 gives rise to the protein MESAAPPPPPPPPPPPPQPETASRHHAYSRKQKSLGLLCSNFIALYDREGVTSVGLDDAAARLGVERRRIYDIVNVLESVGVLSRKAKNQYTWKGFGAIPIALHQLKEEGLKENFNTFHGDLQGSDDPKCSQGSDDEEGDESGPATGSQNENPGVHPKSSGNSKNDNRREKSLALLTQNFVKLFVCSTVESISLDEAARLLLGDAHNASVMRTAKVRRIYDIANVLSSMNLIEKTHTADTRKPAYKWLGLKGKDVVSSASDESRKRAFGTDITNVSCKRGKVESSTAGKLEAQKQKLHETTVRQRERRESTVHKVDRNNLEDSKENTKSYQFGPFAPVTIARAGNFNMKKVDWDNLSSTYRPQYQNQGAGGSSGRKRREEEREINRTGEYGIEEDQEQEEVRFPFVNRFKIQVSSIRLQ